From Candidatus Neomarinimicrobiota bacterium, one genomic window encodes:
- a CDS encoding DUF423 domain-containing protein, with protein sequence HGLKSKVTPEDLAIFETGVRYHMYHALGLILIGILGFHFNSEVIQLPAVLLSVGILIFSGSLYILVLTGLRWMGAITPIGGLALIAGWVLLAFRLIKS encoded by the coding sequence CACGGACTCAAAAGCAAAGTAACCCCTGAAGATTTGGCAATCTTTGAAACGGGCGTTCGTTATCACATGTACCACGCTTTAGGATTAATCTTGATTGGTATTTTGGGATTCCATTTCAATTCAGAAGTAATCCAACTTCCAGCTGTTTTATTATCAGTTGGCATTTTGATTTTTTCGGGCAGTCTGTATATCCTCGTCCTCACAGGATTGCGTTGGATGGGGGCCATTACACCTATTGGTGGACTTGCCTTGATTGCCGGATGGGTTCTGCTCGCATTTCGATTGATTAAATCTTAA